TTGTCTGCCGCATCAGCTGCCGCCTCTACAAACACCCGCATCGCATCCATCCGACCTGATTTGTAGAGCTCGATCTGGAAGTAAGGCGCAAGACCACCTGTCGCCATGACCTGTTCTTCGATCTGGGTGGGGAAGACATTCACACCGCGCAGAATAATCATGTCGTCAGAGCGCCCTGTGATTTTCTGCATCCGCCGCATTGAGCGCGCCGTGCCCGCCATGAGGCGGGTTAGGTCGCGTGTGCGGTACCGGATCATTGGCATGCCTGTTTTGGTGAGTGTGGTAAAGACAAGCTCCCCTTCTTCTCCTTCAGGGACCACCTCGCCTGTGACCGGGTTGATCACCTCAGGGTAAAAGTGATCCTCCCAAATGTGGAGGCCGTCTTTGCTCTCGACGCATTCGTTTGCCACGCCTGGTCCGATAATCTCCGAAAGACCGTAAATATCCACGGCATGCATGTCGAATGCCTCTTCGACTTCAAGCCGCATCGCATTTGTCCAAGGCTCGGCCCCAAAAACGCCGACATCAAGGCTGCTTGTGCGCGGATCAATCCCCGCTTTGTGGAAGCCCTCGAGGATGTTGAGCATATAGGATGGAGTCACCATGATCCCTTGTGGCTTGAAATCTGTGATGAGGCCCACCTGCTTTTCGGTTTGCCCGCCCCCCATGGGAACCACTGTCGCGCCAAGCCGCTCGATCCCGTAATGCGCGCCGAGCCCACCGGTGAAAAGGCCGTAGCCATAAGCGTTGTGCACTGTATCGCCACGCTTGAGGCCAGAGGCGCGCAGAGAGCGGGCGACGACTTCTGCCCAGACATCAATATCGTTTTGGGTATAGACCACGACCGTGGGCTTGCCGGTTGTACCGGAGGAGGCATGAATGCGCACCAGCTCTTCGCGTGGTACGGCAGAAAGGCCAAAGGGATAGTTGGCACGCAGATCGTCTTTATATGTGAAGGGGAATTTCGCTAGATCGCTCAGGCACGTCAGATCGTCAGGGTGCACCCCAGCCGCATCAAAGCGGTCTTTATACATTGGCACATTGTCGTAAGCGTGCTTCAGCGTGGTCTTCATCCGCGTCAGTTGCAGCGCCATAATCTCGTCGCGTGAGGCAATCTCGATGGGGTCCAAGTCGCTCTTATTTGGTGTCAGATCTTTCATGTCTTAGGCCTCCCCGCCTTCGTCAAAATGTGTGCCCGCGATGGCACGCGAAATGCCGCGAAACTCGCAGAGTGTTTTGCCGTTCTGGTTGCTTACAACCACATCATAAATCCCGCTGCGCCCTGTGAGGCTGACTTCGCGCGCCGTGGCGCGCAGGCGGTCACCCTCAAATCCGGGGGCGAGATAGCTCATAAAAGTGTGCTGCCCGACAGTGTTCTGGTTGCGCGAATTACACGCAAAGGCAAAGGCGCTGTCGGCGAGCAAAAAGGAGATGCCTCCGTGACATGTCCCGTGGCCGTTGGTGTGATGCGCTTGCACAGTCATCTCCAAGACAGCCTCGCCTTCATCGACACTGACAAGCTCCATTCCGACCCACTCGGAGGCCTTGTCGCCCGCCCACATCGCGGCGGCGGATCGCTCTGCGCGCTCTTTCGGTGTCATGCTCATTCCCCCTTAAATTGAGGCGCGCGCTTATTCAGAAACGCGCTCACGCCCTCAGCATAATCCGCAGATTCGCCGCAGGTCTTCATGTATCCCGCCTCAAGCTCAAGTTGCTCTGACAGCGTGTTTACAGCCGAGGCCTGAATGGCCGCTTTCGTCAGGGCAAGGCCCAGTGTTGGTCCGTTTGCAAGCTTTTCCACAAGTGCATGCGCCTCATAGGTCAGTTGCCCATCCTCAATACATTTCCAAATGAGGCCCCAATCCTCGGCCTGCTGCGCACTCATCGGCTCTGCGGTAAAGGCCAGCCCCTTGGCGCGCGCCTCACCCAGAAGGCGCGGCAAGTGAAAGCTGCCACCCGTATCGGGAATAAGCCCAACCTTGCTAAAGGATTGAATGAACTTCGCCTTGTCCGAGGCGAGCACCATGTCACAGGCCAAGGCAAGGTTTGCACCAGCCCCCGCCGCAACGCCGTTGACGGCGCAAACCACAGGAAAGGGCAGGGCGCGAATGAGGTTCACAAGCGGGCCATAAAACCTGCGTACCGTCTCGCCCAAGT
This genomic window from Lentibacter algarum contains:
- the paaG gene encoding 2-(1,2-epoxy-1,2-dihydrophenyl)acetyl-CoA isomerase PaaG, with the protein product MSETILVTRHDTWHEIMLNRPDKLNSFNEEMHLALRAALEAARDEGARAVLLTGAGRGFCAGQDLGDRDPSKMEGPPDLGETVRRFYGPLVNLIRALPFPVVCAVNGVAAGAGANLALACDMVLASDKAKFIQSFSKVGLIPDTGGSFHLPRLLGEARAKGLAFTAEPMSAQQAEDWGLIWKCIEDGQLTYEAHALVEKLANGPTLGLALTKAAIQASAVNTLSEQLELEAGYMKTCGESADYAEGVSAFLNKRAPQFKGE
- the paaI gene encoding hydroxyphenylacetyl-CoA thioesterase PaaI, producing the protein MTPKERAERSAAAMWAGDKASEWVGMELVSVDEGEAVLEMTVQAHHTNGHGTCHGGISFLLADSAFAFACNSRNQNTVGQHTFMSYLAPGFEGDRLRATAREVSLTGRSGIYDVVVSNQNGKTLCEFRGISRAIAGTHFDEGGEA
- the paaK gene encoding phenylacetate--CoA ligase PaaK; the protein is MKDLTPNKSDLDPIEIASRDEIMALQLTRMKTTLKHAYDNVPMYKDRFDAAGVHPDDLTCLSDLAKFPFTYKDDLRANYPFGLSAVPREELVRIHASSGTTGKPTVVVYTQNDIDVWAEVVARSLRASGLKRGDTVHNAYGYGLFTGGLGAHYGIERLGATVVPMGGGQTEKQVGLITDFKPQGIMVTPSYMLNILEGFHKAGIDPRTSSLDVGVFGAEPWTNAMRLEVEEAFDMHAVDIYGLSEIIGPGVANECVESKDGLHIWEDHFYPEVINPVTGEVVPEGEEGELVFTTLTKTGMPMIRYRTRDLTRLMAGTARSMRRMQKITGRSDDMIILRGVNVFPTQIEEQVMATGGLAPYFQIELYKSGRMDAMRVFVEAAADAADNLSRTAAQRMLTKHIKDMVGVSTEVIVGDPGSVARSQGKAVRVIDNRDKG